In Toxoplasma gondii ME49 chromosome X, whole genome shotgun sequence, a single genomic region encodes these proteins:
- a CDS encoding hypothetical protein (encoded by transcript TGME49_235960~Signal peptide predicted by SignalP 2.0 HMM (probability 0.994) with cleavage site probability 0.327 at residue 30~Predicted trans-membrane domain (TMHMM2.0):16-39), whose product MAMATRKTRRCLPAPSSIIVFLLVLASVAGSCFVVHGFAESSTPCRAHAPDHGRGRKPSAEDEVESLYSTEVENAFSSSPSSLNYTSLDLCPCSAGELLGDPRTDTSWLACSKTHTGSAVFPSAFFDATVESRTQSCPSRMCMSAVSNSGFFPACEGPSSVRANGTQSATLQVHTEESRVEKKGQKTDVAGMENGVGVTGGCTEQDEKGAPPHAVAHNDNGHPKSKTFSRTSNRERKSASQERRKREASPVLALEWKRFPYDFARGEFEVHGFPLYVEGPSHIRPAHLQQDADTGKSIWDGSVVLARFVSQRLFPAPQTSEASSSIQDAAPRPSKEASSEGPPRRRVVLELGAGLGVAGLAAAAAGTRVAWELGKREREVSACAGCDDACATQKDTAQTDRESDLAGVAVSGGESHVTSAKRNHVILTDLPYCLDTLTENVRRNSHFAVESRPSAKAADAEGCDGSARDAAAKTQLSLNSSEMPVKSQVSVVALDWNEPEKFTEAAKGVVHPGEVEVLLGADIVWLASLVEPLVKTLDWFFKENRKWKLKAGDETSAEDTEVKRSAVTPVVAYIAHQTRSEKTDETLFRALAARGLEVETQHFDDPVANRSPNIRILKIWKND is encoded by the exons ATGGCGATGGCGACAAGGAAAACTCGGCGTTGTCTTCCGGCTCCTAGTTCCATcatcgttttccttctcgtcctggCGTCTGTCGCGGGGAGCTGTTTCGTTGTTCATGGATTTGCCGAATCTTCGACACCCTGTCGAGCGCACGCTCCCGATCACGGCCGGGGGCGGAAACCTAGCGCCGAGGATGAGGTTGAGAGTCTTTACTcgactgaagtggagaacgCTTTTTCTAGCTCACCGTCCAGTTTAAACTACACCTCTCTGGACCTTTGCCCGTGCAGCGCAGGCGAATTGCTCGGGGATCCGCGAACTGACACAAGTTGGCTCGCCTGCAGCAAAACCCACACCGGAAGCgccgtctttccttctgcattTTTTGACGCGACCGTGGAATCCCGCACCCAGTCCTGCCCCTCACGCATGTGCATGTCGGCTGTGTCAAACAGCGGATTCTTTCCAGCTTGTGAGGGTCCTTCGAGCGTCAGGGCCAACGGAACTCAGAGCGCTACCTTGCAGGTTCACACGGAAGAAAGCCGCGTGGAAAAGAAAGGGCAGAAAACAGACGTTGCGGGAATGGAGAACGGTGTGGGGGTGACCGGAGGATGTACAGAGCAGGACGAAAAAGGCGCTCCGCCTCATGCGGTGGCTCACAACGACAACGGCCATCCGAAAAGCAAGACTTTTTCTAGGACGAGCAACCGTGAAAGGAAGAGCGCTTCACAAGagcggagaaagcgagaagcctCGCCGGTGCTTGCACTTGAGTGGAAGCGCTTCCCTTATGACTTCGCTCGAGGTGAATTCGAAGTTCATGGATTTCCACTGTACGTAGAAGGACCTTCGCACATCCGGCCAGCCCACCTCCAGCAAGATGCCGACACCG GGAAGTCCATCTGGGATGGCAGCGTGGTTCTGGCTCGATTCGTTTCTCAGCGCTTGTTTCCTGCTCCACAAACGAGTGAGGCGTCCTCGTCGATCCAAGATGCGGCGCCTCGGCCTAGCAAAGAAGCTTCAAGTGAAGGTCCACCACGCCGAAGGGTCGTTCTAGAACTCGGCGCAGGGCTCGGTGTCGCTGGCCTCGCCGCTGCGGCGGCTGGCACACGTGTGGCTTGGGAACtcggaaaacgcgagagagaagtgagtgcatgcgccggaTGTGACGATGCATGTGCGACGCAGAAAGACACGGCGCAAACAGATCGAGAGTCGGATCTCGCTGGCGTTGCCGTCTCAGGAGGCGAGTCTCACGTCACTAGTGCGAAGCGGAACCACGTGATCTTGACAGACTTACCATATTGCCTGGACACACTGACTGAGAATGTCAGGCGGAACAGCCACTTTGCAGTAGAGAGCAGACCTTCCGCAAAGGCTGCTGATGCTGAGGGGTGTGACGGGAGCGCTAGGGACGCCGCCGCAAAAACGCAATTGAGCCTGAACTCGAGCGAGATGCCCGTGAAAAGCCAGGTATCTGTGGTGGCACTAGACTGGAATGAGCCTGAGAAGTTCACTGAGGCTGCAAAAGGAGTTGTGCATCCTGGAGAAGTCGAGGTGCTGTTGGGCGCAGATATTGTCTGGCTCGCGAGTCTCGTCGAGCCGCTGGTCAAGACCCTTGATTGGTTTTTCAAGGAGAATCGAAAATGGAAGTTGAAGGCCGGAGACGAGACGAGtgcggaagacacagaggtGAAACGGTCGGCCGTTACTCCAGTGGTGGCATACATCGCTCATCAGACGCGTTCGGAAAAAACGGACGAGACGCTGTTCCGTGCACTTGCTGCAAGAGGTCTTGAGGTCGAGACACAACACTTTGACGATCCCGTCGCAAACAGAAGTCCGAATATCCGGATTCTAAAGATCTGGAAGAACGACTAG
- a CDS encoding hypothetical protein (encoded by transcript TGME49_235940~Predicted trans-membrane domain (TMHMM2.0):30-50) has product MMRLIGGLTISPKGAGRVAWTVGLAAVDDGIILLVFTISAYLRLLLFYLVHKDEIRSSLKSTGRLLEVSCSSQKYFDFLVRRDRKWKGEVLSLLQGDVELHSTELQVFNRKPAILVRFYIQHRASFHRMADFRT; this is encoded by the coding sequence ATGATGCGCCTGATCGGGGGACTCACTATCTCTCCCAAAGGTGCCGGCAGGGTGGCATGGACCGTCGGCCTCGCGGCAGTCGACGACGGAATAATTTTGTTGGTGTTCACGATCTCGGCTTATCTGAGATTGCTTCTCTTCTATCTCGTGCATAAAGATGAGATCCGCAGTTCGCTCAAGAGTACTGGCAGACTTCTCGAAGTTAGCTGTAGCTCTCAGAAATACTTTGACTTTCTCGTTCGCCGTGACAGAAAATGGAAGGGCGAGGTGCTCTCCCTGCTTCAGGGTGACGTCGAATTGCATTCGACTGAGCTTCAGGTCTTCAATCGAAAACCAGCCATCCTTGTCAGGTTTTACATTCAGCACAGGGCTTCCTTCCACCGGATGGCCGACTTTCGGACCTGA
- the SUN8 gene encoding subtilisin SUB8 (encoded by transcript TGME49_235950~Gene product name based on ToxoDB Community Expert Annotation.), giving the protein MNLRSDDSDIDPAASNRISGRRGEARSLGLPTREVNYGRTGGQSSSTLGGSLRVQGVSALPLSAFEVHAIESKDDWQPRSSQEGPSHQDVSLDASSPMQKLHRLVGDASELQDAASRPASDDTLNNEKRNSVPLLPGKRAGDANFLSEPRGVATNNSPSSQPDTSRVNSATANQPKRKTTKARNSVPDSGQSSPRGQMVVVNVEALGSPIDKDTGRPLFYNDRILVGWRCSDHELLALKALEMEEEEEEDDVPQGSSLSAPASMDDPNASITDEKPQVGIPCAQSGFDPLTLGASQSEIRLCGYVPPDLGIDIRSLRDSRQTTSSASASSNPAVPLDLSQVSALWPNTRRPRNNNENSAHFGNFNRHGNMSPADSPSAVFASSDNSKRRTSTPGQPGLSDGMVGAPPRRLQVLDRMLKSYASPEVESVKTLFRRLPQKRSLRKKVPHGETWKRPESQVDNQETLSASDAQKNNSNSGLGISSKDMAEERQSLGLSSGNHATSKGATRPSKGNLDRSGGTVYSEHTRSPGTGDNLEGGRAGKNIRDSVTEDSKTEEFVKKRLLDDDELCGMDLIKLSLKHYRARVEGTRYDGYPENNSENVEALKAFMKEFASHDYVGDILFLAPDAPIHAHATSPELNGEASPTDGEECTSASCTSKHPTEIGNKEEQARSAFRVNPPQPPALAPDDRDSVQRSNSNVNKTVKISEYPNGSADKQQSIFLKRTLNSDNSKNLDFWAVNGFGPYPTSAPGDKRAEKVSQDEDGVAEEPFRVGKPSVPEQTIHAVSSNRSLQETLQVSESGKEESGRTVFPNDPLFSLQWSLGSPPQDVQMSAEFCFLRAREELQGRSADADERGAGGSFQQTPNKSQLAKVRQLCEAAGHKDKYATGGKLRATTLAAEVEDGQGDTDQHKKDGITPDSASTLQAEANEKQVQDLEGDMEERQTTPSLQESAELHVLQGSHAGRGGGTHIGENAADANSIDMVKAWRLSLSPQDEDNKKKQEVLVAVIDTGVNYIHSDLANSIWVNEQELNGIPGFDDDQNGYIDDVYGWNFLHGNNNPMDDNGHGSHVAGIIGAQRNNNQGVSGISSHARIIALKILNKKGEGDVSHAIPAIRYALDNGAKVITNSWGGISGTQILGVLLKEAVADASGSVFVIAAGNDGMDISKDPYYPASFLRDWTITVAAHARDGALPKWSNYGHNTVHLTAPGENITSTWMGSGYRLSSGTSMAAPMVSGVAAEILAYNPMLQPQQVVDVLVQSAITDKRHANVSLTGARLNAYRAIILSQLQFVSLSPAELHVGGTVDPVGEVEMIFRSLMLPPGVYEGTIELVYSRRLASTRGLGMLSGVLKRRIVQLVQVTLPVKLTIIQ; this is encoded by the exons ATGAACCTGCGGAGTGACGACTCTGACATCGACCCCGCTGCTAGCAACCGCATCTCGGGTAGGCGGGGGGAGGCCAGGAGTCTAGGATTGCCTACCAGAGAAGTGAACTACGGTCGCACTGGCGGTCAGAGTTCTTCAACACTAGGAGGTTCACTACGGGTTCAAGGAGTTTCCGCTCTGCCACTTTCAGCATTTGAGGTGCATGCAATAGAAAGCAAGGACGACTGGCAGCCACGGAGTAGTCAAGAAGGACCTTCTCACCAAGACGTGAGCCTAGACGCCAGTTCTCCTATGCAGAAACTGCACCGTCTTGTCGGTGACGCCTCTGAATTACAAGACGCGGCTAGCAGGCCGGCCTCCGACGACACGCTGAACAACGAAAAGCGAAACAGCGTACCATTGCTTCCCGGGAAACGTGCTGGTGATGCGAATTTCCTGTCGGAGCCTAGAGGCGTGGCTACGAATAATTCGCCGAGTTCGCAACCGGACACGTCAAGAGTTAACTCGGCGACAGCGAACCAGCCGAAACGAAAGACCACAAAAGCTCGCAACTCTGTGCCCGACAGCGGTCAGTCTTCCCCCCGAGGTCAGATGGTCGTTGTGAACGTAGAAGCCTTAGGTAGCCCGATAGATAAGGACACAGGTCGCCCCCTTTTCTACAACGACAGAATTTTGGTTGGCTGGCGTTGTTCGGACCACGAACTCCTCGCTCTTAAAGCGCTGGAAatggaagaggaagaagaggaagacgatgtTCCACAgggttcttctctctcagctcCTGCTTCTATGGATGATCCAAATGCCTCCATTACCGACGAGAAGCCGCAAGTGGGCATTCCTTGCGCTCAGTCAGGTTTCGACCCGTTAACCCTGGGAGCCAGTCAGTCCGAAATTCGCTTGTGTGGCTATGTACCGCCCGATCTGGGTATTGACATACGCAGTCTCCGGGATTCTCGTCAAACAACGTCGAGTGCTTCAGCGTCATCTAATCCTGCTGTTCCTCTCGATCTGTCGCAAGTTAGCGCATTGTGGCCTAACACTCGCAGGCCCAGAAACAACAATGAGAACTCGGCTCACTTCGGTAACTTTAACCGACACGGGAATATGTCGCCAGCGGATTCGCCAAGCGctgttttcgcttcttctgatAACAGCAAACGACGAACATCAACGCCCGGGCAACCAGGATTGAGTGATGGCATGGTCGGAGCACCGCCGCGGCGTTTGCAAGTGCTGGACCGTATGTTGAAAAGCTATGCCAGCCCAGAAGTCGAATCGGTGAAGACTCTCTTCCGGAGGCTGCCTCAGAAAAGATCGCTTCGAAAGAAAGTTCCACATGGTGAAACCTGGAAGCGGCCAGAGAGTCAGGTGGACAACCAAGAAACGTTGAGTGCAAGTGACGCGCAAAAGAATAACTCGAATTCAGGCCTTGGCATATCCTCGAAGGATatggcagaagagagacaaagtctGGGGTTAAGTTCTGGGAACCATGCAACCTCAAAAGGTGCTACTAGGCCCAGCAAAGGGAATTTAGATCGTAGTGGTGGCACGGTGTATTCAGAACACACGCGGTCCCCCGGAACAGGTGATAATCTGGAAGGAGGACGCGCGGGAAAAAACATTCGAGACAGTGTGACTGAAGACAGTAAGACAGAAGAATTCGTAAAGAAAAGGCTATTGGATGACGACGAACTGTGTGGAATGGATCTTATCAAGTTGTCCCTCAAACATTATCGCGCTCGTGTTGAAGGAACCAGATACGATGGATACCCTGAAAACAACTCTGAGAATGTAGAGGCATTGAAAGCGTTTATGAAAGAGTTTGCATCCCACGATTACGTCGGCGAcattctctttctcgctccgGACGCGCCGATCCATGCACATGCCACTTCGCCCGAACTGAATGGGGAAGCGAGTCCAACTGATGGCGAAGAATGTACGTCTGCCTCGTGTACTTCGAAGCACCCAACAGAGATTGGAAATAAAGAGGAACAAGCTAGAAGCGCATTTCGAGTCAACCCGCCACAGCCTCCCGCACTGGCTCCAGACGACAGAGATAGTGTACAACGAAGCAACTCAAATGTGAATAAAACTGTTAAGATAAGCGAATATCCTAATGGAAGCGCAGACAAACAGCAAAGCATCTTTTTGAAGAGAACGCTCAACTCGGATAACAGCAAAAATCTCGATTTTTGGGCCGTTAATGGGTTCGGTCCGTATCCAACATCAGCGCCAGGAGACAAACGCGCGGAGAAAGTCTCACAGGATGAAGACGGTGTTGCTGAAGAGCCATTCAGGGTAGGAAAGCCAAGTGTTCCAGAGCAGACCATTCACGCAGTCAGCTCCAACCGATCACTTCAGGAAACATTACAAGTTTCAGAAAGTGGCAAAGAGGAAAGTGGGCGAACGGTCTTCCCTAATGACCCTCTGTTCAGTCTACAGTGGTCACTGGGGTCGCCACCGCAGGATGTGCAGATGAGTGCGGagttctgcttccttcgagCTCGAGAAGAACTTCAGGGTAGGtcggcagacgcagacgaaagagggGCAGGTGGTTCCTTTCAGCAAACGCCGAACAAATCTCAGCTCGCTAAGGTGAGACAGCTTTGTGAGGCAGCTGGTCACAAAGACAAATACGCAACCGGAGGGAAACTCAGAGCCACAACCCTTGCTGCAGAGGTCGAAGATGGTcaaggagacacagatcAGCACAAAAAAGACGGGATAACTCCAGACAGCGCCTCGACTCTCCAGGCAGAGGCCAACGAGAAACAGGTCCAAGACTTGGAAGGAGAcatggaagagagacagacaactccgtctctgcaggaGAGTGCAGAACTGCACGTACTTCAAGGTAGCCATGCAGGAAGAGGTGGAGGAACACATAttggagaaaacgcagctgACGCAAACAGCATTGACATGGTCAAGGCATGGCGACTCAGTCTTAGTCCACAGGATGAAGAcaacaagaagaagcaagaagtTCTCGTTGCTGTCATCGATACAG GCGTCAACTACATCCACTCAGACCTTGCAAACAGCATCTGGGTCAACGAACAGGAGCTAAACGGCATACCTGGGTTTGACGACGACCAGAACGGTTATATCGATGACGTCTACGGCTGGAATTTTCTACACGGGAACAATAACCCCATGGATGACAACGGTCACGGCTCTCATGTCGCAG GGATTATTGGAGCTCAGAGGAATAATAATCAAGGAGTGTCTGGCATCAGCAGCCACGCTCGGATCATCGCACTGAAGATTCTTAacaaaaagggagaaggagacgtgTCACATGCGATTCCCGCCATCCGATACGCTCTGGACAATGGCGCCAAAGTGATTACTAACTCCTGGGGAGGCATCTCAG GAACTCAGATTCTGGGAGTGCTGTTGAAGGAGGCAGTCGCTGACGCGAGCGGAAGCGTCTTTGTGATCGCGGCAGGGAATGATGGCATGGATATCTCGAAAGATCCGTATTATCCAGCATCTTTCCTAAGAGACTGGACCATCACTGTCGCAGCTCATGCGCGTGACGGTGCGCTGCCGAAATGGTCGAACTATGGCCATAACACTGTTCACCTTACAGCACCAGGTGAAAACATCACAAGCACGTGGATGGGGAGTGGATACCGTTTGAGCAGTGGAACGTCAATGGCAGCTCCCATGGTCAGCGGCGTAGCCGCAGAGATTCTCGCCTACAATCCTATGCTCCAACCGCAGCAAGTGGTCGACGTTCTTGTGCAAAGCGCTATCACGGATAAACGACATGCAAATGTCTCGCTCACGGGAGCCCGTCTGAACGCGTATCGCGCTATTATTCTTAGCCAGCTTCAGTTCGTCTCGCTGTCACCCGCCGAATTACATGTCGGCGGAACAGTGGATCCTGTCGGAGAAGTCGAAATGATTTTTCGATCCCTCATGCTTCCACCTGGTGTGTACGAAGGCACTATCGAGCTCGTCTACTCCAGACGCCTAGCCAGCACGCGAGGCCTGGGGATGCTCTCGGGTGTGCTGAAACGCAGAATCGTCCAGCTGGTTCAAGTGACCCTACCAGTAAAGTTAACAATCATCCAGTAA